One [Clostridium] saccharolyticum WM1 DNA segment encodes these proteins:
- the celB gene encoding PTS cellobiose transporter subunit IIC, translated as MLSKLESILMPLAERIGKNKYLIAIRDGFLLSMPLLIVGSFFLLIANFPIPGWTNFWARFFGENWAAYFAKPTDATFSIMAMLAVVGIGYSFSEQMKVDKLFGAAVSLVCWFLIMPYKILVNDTAVSGIPLGWVGSKGIFVGIIVAFLSVHIYAWVNKKGWIIKMPDGVPPTVAKSFSALIPAGISVLVFFIINIVFAMTPYDNAFNFVFTILQTPLLKLGNTLPAMVIAYIFLHLFWFFGVNGGSVVGAVFNPILQTLSAENLAAFQAGQPLPNIISQQFQDLFATFGGCGSTLSLLIAMLFFCRSKRIKELGKLAFIPGLFGINEPIVFGLPILLNPMILIPFMLVPTINIVISYFCMSIGLVPLCSGVAIPWTMPVILSGFLATGWQGAVLQLLLLVMGVFIYMPFIKMMDKQYLEDETKGAEKNDDDDIDLNDLSFDDL; from the coding sequence ATGTTAAGTAAATTAGAGTCAATACTCATGCCTTTGGCGGAGAGAATCGGAAAGAACAAATATCTCATTGCAATTCGTGATGGTTTTTTACTGTCCATGCCGCTGTTAATCGTGGGGTCCTTTTTCCTGCTCATTGCCAATTTCCCGATTCCGGGGTGGACTAATTTCTGGGCAAGGTTCTTTGGGGAGAACTGGGCTGCCTACTTCGCCAAGCCGACCGACGCCACGTTCTCCATTATGGCAATGCTGGCAGTCGTTGGAATCGGCTATTCCTTTTCCGAGCAGATGAAGGTAGATAAACTGTTCGGCGCTGCCGTATCACTGGTATGCTGGTTTTTAATCATGCCTTATAAGATCCTGGTAAATGATACTGCTGTGTCCGGCATTCCGCTGGGCTGGGTGGGGTCCAAGGGGATTTTCGTAGGAATTATTGTGGCATTCCTGTCTGTACACATCTATGCATGGGTCAATAAAAAGGGGTGGATCATCAAGATGCCTGACGGAGTTCCGCCTACAGTGGCAAAGTCCTTCTCTGCCCTGATTCCTGCCGGAATTTCTGTGCTGGTGTTCTTCATCATCAACATTGTTTTTGCCATGACTCCCTATGATAACGCATTCAACTTTGTATTCACCATCCTGCAGACGCCTCTTCTTAAGCTGGGCAATACCCTTCCGGCTATGGTAATCGCTTATATCTTCCTCCATCTCTTCTGGTTCTTCGGAGTAAACGGCGGTTCCGTGGTGGGTGCGGTATTCAATCCCATCCTTCAGACCTTGTCCGCCGAGAACTTAGCTGCCTTCCAGGCAGGCCAGCCGCTGCCCAATATTATATCCCAGCAGTTCCAGGATCTGTTCGCCACCTTCGGCGGCTGCGGCTCCACGCTGTCTCTGCTGATCGCAATGCTTTTTTTCTGCCGTTCCAAGCGTATCAAGGAGCTGGGAAAACTGGCATTTATCCCAGGCTTGTTCGGCATCAATGAGCCCATCGTATTCGGACTGCCGATCTTGCTGAACCCGATGATACTCATTCCTTTCATGCTGGTGCCCACCATCAACATAGTGATATCCTACTTCTGCATGAGCATCGGCCTGGTTCCTTTGTGTTCCGGTGTAGCGATTCCATGGACCATGCCTGTGATCCTTTCCGGGTTCCTGGCAACCGGCTGGCAGGGAGCCGTGCTTCAGCTGCTTCTTCTTGTAATGGGCGTGTTCATCTATATGCCGTTCATCAAGATGATGGATAAACAATATCTGGAAGACGAAACAAAGGGCGCTGAGAAAAACGATGATGACGATATTGATCTTAACGACCTTTCCTTTGATGATCTTTAA
- a CDS encoding YeeE/YedE thiosulfate transporter family protein: MSEVNTSVSGERVRKPRKPKKSQIPYAILVTILIIAFGFYLAGGSNKLPVYWGFGIAFGYILQRSRFCFTAAFRDPCITGSTSVTRAVLVAVAVASVGFWAIKYASVMANAESNFSMTGVAPIGLPLAVGAVMFGIGMVIAGGCASGTLMRVGEGFAMQMLSLVFFIAGSFWGAHDMNFWSKFNENAPKIFLPDVFGWFGAIVVQGLIIVLLYIAAVKWQEKKMGSAE, translated from the coding sequence GTGTCAGAGGTTAACACAAGCGTAAGTGGGGAAAGAGTGCGTAAGCCAAGAAAACCCAAGAAAAGCCAGATTCCATATGCAATTTTGGTTACGATCCTGATCATTGCTTTTGGTTTTTATTTGGCAGGAGGGAGCAATAAGCTGCCTGTTTATTGGGGATTCGGTATTGCATTCGGGTACATCCTGCAGCGTTCCAGGTTCTGCTTTACGGCGGCATTCCGCGACCCTTGTATCACCGGAAGCACATCCGTAACAAGGGCCGTATTGGTAGCGGTAGCAGTAGCCAGTGTAGGTTTCTGGGCAATCAAGTATGCCAGTGTCATGGCAAATGCGGAATCCAATTTCAGCATGACCGGCGTGGCGCCCATCGGTTTGCCCTTGGCTGTCGGTGCGGTTATGTTTGGTATCGGAATGGTCATTGCCGGTGGCTGTGCATCAGGAACCCTGATGCGCGTTGGAGAGGGCTTTGCCATGCAGATGCTGTCTTTGGTGTTCTTCATAGCAGGTTCTTTCTGGGGCGCACACGACATGAACTTCTGGAGTAAATTCAATGAAAATGCTCCGAAGATCTTTTTGCCGGACGTGTTTGGCTGGTTTGGCGCAATCGTTGTACAGGGATTGATTATTGTTCTGTTATACATAGCCGCCGTCAAATGGCAGGAAAAGAAAATGGGAAGTGCAGAATAA
- a CDS encoding GrdB-related putative oxidoreductase, protein MKLIMIYDQIQSGLGTKDDTMVPLTGKKEPIGPAIMMEPFLKQVDGYVMACLCCGSGTYLADPEEVSRKLCAMVNKLQPDVVMCGPAFNYADYAQMCAKVACDINATTEARAFAAMSVENTDTIAAYKDKVAIVETPKKGGLGLNDALRNMCTLARALADGADTSEMIHEFCFR, encoded by the coding sequence ATGAAGCTTATTATGATATATGACCAGATTCAGTCAGGACTTGGGACCAAGGACGACACTATGGTTCCCCTTACAGGGAAAAAGGAGCCCATCGGACCGGCCATTATGATGGAGCCTTTCTTAAAGCAGGTGGATGGTTACGTAATGGCCTGTCTGTGCTGCGGCAGCGGCACATACCTTGCCGATCCGGAAGAGGTCAGCCGCAAGCTTTGTGCCATGGTGAATAAGCTGCAGCCGGATGTGGTAATGTGCGGGCCGGCCTTTAACTATGCGGACTACGCACAGATGTGCGCCAAAGTGGCCTGCGATATCAACGCCACCACCGAGGCAAGGGCATTTGCAGCCATGTCTGTGGAAAATACAGATACCATTGCGGCTTATAAGGATAAAGTAGCGATTGTAGAAACACCGAAAAAGGGCGGCCTGGGCCTTAATGACGCCTTAAGAAACATGTGTACTCTGGCCAGGGCCCTGGCTGACGGTGCGGACACTTCAGAGATGATTCATGAATTCTGTTTTAGATAA
- a CDS encoding LysR family transcriptional regulator, with product MNIHNLKMFIKIVESGSISKTAEEMNISQSALSQQLRVMEQEFSARLFERNYQGVIPTNIGMIVYNRALEILSSYDRMLADITNAQNQNKTLHILASPCVYSYALPCTVYHVKNKYPEYTLNMEMMSSRIIEEKISKGFADMGIIIGRPKDKNLSARKVFSDRVFLVAGEKMKVPSQLNCQDLSHYPLLMLVKTQKTRQVLDKMLSKNGIRINQLHIPYTLDSTESIKLSAINGFGLAFLPYMAIKKEIYNKQLRIIECHCLEFDNDYYSIKNAASVPLNYESSKLIKYIETILKETIC from the coding sequence ATGAACATTCATAACCTGAAAATGTTTATTAAAATAGTGGAGTCCGGCAGTATCTCAAAAACAGCGGAAGAAATGAACATCAGTCAGTCTGCATTAAGCCAGCAGCTGCGTGTTATGGAACAGGAATTCAGTGCACGTCTTTTCGAACGGAACTATCAAGGTGTGATTCCGACTAACATTGGGATGATTGTCTATAACCGGGCTTTAGAAATATTATCGTCGTATGATAGAATGCTGGCCGATATTACCAATGCACAAAATCAAAATAAGACCCTGCACATTCTTGCCTCTCCCTGTGTATATTCCTATGCCCTGCCTTGTACTGTTTACCATGTAAAAAACAAATACCCCGAATATACGCTGAACATGGAAATGATGTCCAGCAGAATCATAGAAGAAAAAATATCAAAAGGCTTCGCTGATATGGGAATTATCATCGGCAGGCCCAAGGATAAAAACCTATCTGCAAGAAAGGTGTTTTCCGACCGTGTTTTTCTGGTTGCAGGAGAAAAAATGAAGGTTCCTTCCCAGTTGAACTGCCAGGATCTTTCTCATTATCCTCTGCTGATGCTGGTGAAAACCCAAAAAACAAGACAGGTACTGGATAAAATGCTGAGCAAAAACGGAATCCGCATCAATCAGCTGCATATCCCATATACTCTTGATTCCACAGAATCCATTAAACTGTCCGCCATTAATGGATTCGGGCTTGCGTTTCTTCCCTATATGGCAATTAAGAAGGAGATCTACAATAAGCAGCTTCGCATTATAGAATGCCACTGTCTGGAATTTGATAATGATTATTATTCCATTAAAAATGCAGCCAGCGTTCCTCTGAATTATGAATCGTCAAAACTTATCAAATATATTGAAACAATACTAAAAGAGACTATTTGTTAG
- a CDS encoding sulfurtransferase TusA family protein yields MVKIDCLGDMCPVPVLRLKTVIDSLKNGEECMLVTDHSCTISNIEAFCKVHHLTYDTDEVMNGVWEITISANK; encoded by the coding sequence ATGGTTAAAATCGATTGCCTGGGTGATATGTGCCCGGTGCCTGTTTTGAGATTAAAAACAGTCATTGATTCCTTAAAAAACGGGGAAGAATGTATGCTGGTTACGGATCATAGCTGTACGATTTCTAATATTGAAGCGTTTTGCAAGGTTCATCATTTAACGTATGATACGGATGAAGTTATGAATGGTGTATGGGAAATCACCATTTCTGCTAACAAATAG
- a CDS encoding YitT family protein: protein MLSKYKKNVMVRRLITIGAVIASAFLQTYVIQVFIRPASLLSSGFTGVAILIDRIASLYGRNISTSFGMLALNIPVAILCSRSISMRFTFYSMMQVFLASLFLKIFRFEALFNDVLLNVVFGGFLYGLSIVIALRGNASTGGTDFIALYVSQKTGRSIWEYVFAGNCVILCIFGYLFGWMYAGYSILFQFVSTKAISTFHHRYERVTLQITTSRAEEIIEEYVKQYRHGISYVNAVGGYSHKSMYLLHTVVSSYEVNDIVHLMRETDSHVIVNMIKTENFYGGFYQAPME from the coding sequence ATGCTTTCAAAATACAAGAAAAATGTGATGGTCCGAAGACTGATAACCATTGGGGCAGTGATTGCATCGGCTTTTCTTCAGACCTATGTCATCCAGGTTTTCATCCGGCCTGCCAGCTTACTCTCCAGCGGATTTACCGGAGTGGCTATCCTGATTGACCGGATCGCCTCCCTGTACGGCCGCAATATCTCCACATCCTTTGGGATGCTGGCTTTAAATATTCCAGTGGCCATTCTGTGCAGCAGAAGCATCAGTATGCGTTTTACCTTTTACTCCATGATGCAGGTCTTCCTGGCCAGCTTATTTCTAAAGATATTCCGCTTTGAGGCCCTGTTTAACGACGTGCTGCTGAATGTTGTGTTCGGCGGGTTTCTGTATGGACTTTCCATAGTCATTGCTCTCCGGGGAAATGCCTCTACCGGAGGAACGGATTTCATAGCATTGTATGTTTCCCAAAAAACGGGCCGGTCCATCTGGGAATATGTGTTTGCCGGAAATTGTGTAATCCTTTGCATTTTCGGATACTTGTTTGGCTGGATGTATGCCGGATATTCTATTTTGTTTCAGTTCGTTTCAACGAAAGCCATATCTACCTTCCACCACAGGTATGAGCGGGTGACACTTCAGATAACCACTTCCAGGGCAGAGGAGATCATTGAGGAATATGTTAAACAGTACCGGCACGGCATTTCTTATGTGAATGCAGTGGGAGGTTACAGCCATAAAAGCATGTATCTTCTTCATACGGTGGTTTCTTCCTATGAAGTCAATGACATTGTCCATCTCATGCGGGAAACAGATTCCCATGTGATTGTGAATATGATTAAGACAGAGAATTTCTACGGCGGTTTTTATCAGGCGCCTATGGAATAG
- a CDS encoding N(4)-(beta-N-acetylglucosaminyl)-L-asparaginase, which produces MWGMIATWRMAVEGITKGAEMLTNSGNAGDAIEAAIRQVEDFPYYKSVGYGGLPNEEMEVELDAAYMDGDTLDIGAVAAIRDFANPVSIARRLSREKVNSMLVAEGAEKFAHKEGFERKNMLTDRARAHYKKRVKEMTAQAAGKELKPYSGHDTVGMACLDRMGKMTAATSTSGLFMKKKGRVGDSPISGSGFYADSRKGAASATGLGEDLMKGCISYEIVRLMGEGMHPQDACETAVYRLDRELRERRGEAGDISLIAMNPKGEWGVATNIEGFSFAVVTEELEPTVYLVTRERDGRCTYEKASDEWMENYMKTRMAPMVE; this is translated from the coding sequence ATGTGGGGTATGATAGCAACCTGGCGCATGGCCGTAGAAGGAATTACAAAGGGTGCTGAGATGCTAACCAATAGCGGCAACGCAGGGGATGCCATCGAGGCAGCCATCCGTCAGGTGGAGGACTTCCCTTATTATAAATCCGTGGGCTACGGCGGACTTCCCAATGAGGAAATGGAAGTGGAATTGGACGCCGCCTATATGGACGGCGATACACTGGATATAGGAGCCGTGGCAGCCATCAGGGATTTTGCCAATCCGGTGTCCATTGCCAGACGTTTAAGCCGGGAGAAAGTTAACAGCATGCTGGTGGCTGAGGGGGCCGAGAAGTTTGCCCACAAGGAAGGCTTTGAGCGTAAGAATATGCTGACTGACCGGGCCAGGGCCCATTATAAGAAGCGGGTGAAGGAGATGACGGCCCAGGCGGCTGGAAAGGAGCTTAAGCCCTATTCCGGCCATGACACCGTGGGTATGGCCTGCCTGGATAGAATGGGTAAAATGACGGCAGCCACCTCGACCAGCGGTCTGTTTATGAAAAAAAAGGGAAGGGTAGGAGACTCTCCAATATCCGGTTCCGGATTCTATGCCGACAGCAGAAAAGGAGCCGCCAGCGCCACCGGCCTGGGAGAGGATCTGATGAAAGGCTGTATTTCTTATGAGATTGTCCGTCTTATGGGAGAGGGGATGCATCCTCAGGATGCCTGTGAAACAGCGGTGTACCGCCTGGACAGGGAACTTCGGGAACGCCGGGGCGAAGCAGGCGACATATCTCTTATTGCCATGAATCCGAAGGGAGAGTGGGGCGTTGCCACAAATATAGAGGGATTTTCCTTTGCAGTGGTCACTGAGGAACTGGAACCCACGGTATACTTAGTAACCCGGGAGCGGGACGGCCGATGTACTTATGAGAAAGCTTCTGATGAATGGATGGAAAATTATATGAAGACGCGTATGGCGCCTATGGTGGAGTAA
- a CDS encoding Sapep family Mn(2+)-dependent dipeptidase, with amino-acid sequence MEYGQMENESDKIILDWVDRLKDRFIPSVLELVRIDSVEREAYDGAPFGREVKRALECALDISRQLGFDTVNLDHYMGYAQYGRGENYVCAIGHVDVVPAGEGWKHPPFSGYTENGVIYSRGVLDNKGPIMACLYGLAAIKEAGISLKNPVRIIFGCDEETGFEDLKYYLSKEKPPLYGFTPDCKYPVVYSERGRALVRITGSLKQLEGFFEFVNKYFIGARNTGDRLGIDFSHQEYGVMEMRGYKLGVASDRFSGKRQAAFDVTLSYPGGVTIEEIMKRICNKAEAEGLIAQLVHNYDPVVFPKDTPMVKAMQESYERVTGLDGTPVTTTGGTYAKAMPGIVPFGPSFPGQKGISHNPNEWMSVDDLMTNAKVYALALYRLGQL; translated from the coding sequence ATGGAATACGGACAGATGGAAAATGAATCAGATAAAATAATTCTGGACTGGGTGGACCGGCTGAAGGACCGGTTCATCCCCAGTGTCCTGGAGCTGGTGCGCATTGACAGTGTGGAAAGGGAGGCTTATGATGGCGCTCCCTTTGGCAGGGAAGTGAAGCGTGCCTTGGAATGCGCCCTGGACATCAGCAGACAGCTGGGGTTTGACACGGTGAACCTGGATCATTATATGGGCTATGCCCAGTATGGCAGAGGAGAAAACTATGTCTGCGCCATTGGTCATGTGGATGTGGTTCCGGCAGGAGAAGGCTGGAAGCATCCGCCCTTCAGCGGTTATACGGAGAACGGAGTGATATACAGCAGGGGAGTGCTGGATAATAAAGGGCCGATTATGGCCTGCCTCTATGGTCTGGCCGCTATTAAGGAGGCAGGAATTTCCCTTAAGAATCCGGTGCGTATCATCTTCGGATGCGACGAAGAAACCGGGTTTGAGGACCTGAAATATTATCTTTCCAAGGAGAAACCGCCTCTTTATGGTTTTACACCGGACTGTAAGTATCCGGTGGTGTACAGTGAGCGGGGCAGGGCACTGGTGCGGATCACAGGAAGTCTTAAGCAGCTGGAAGGATTTTTTGAGTTTGTAAATAAATATTTTATAGGAGCCAGGAATACAGGAGACCGGCTGGGGATTGACTTTAGTCACCAGGAATATGGAGTGATGGAGATGCGGGGATATAAGCTGGGCGTGGCTTCAGACCGTTTCAGCGGCAAGAGACAGGCAGCCTTTGATGTCACCTTAAGTTATCCGGGAGGAGTCACCATAGAAGAAATCATGAAACGGATCTGCAATAAGGCAGAGGCAGAGGGGCTTATTGCTCAGCTGGTTCATAATTATGATCCGGTAGTATTTCCAAAGGACACACCCATGGTAAAAGCCATGCAGGAGAGTTATGAACGGGTCACTGGACTTGACGGCACCCCTGTAACCACCACCGGGGGGACTTATGCCAAGGCCATGCCGGGCATTGTCCCCTTTGGTCCAAGCTTTCCGGGTCAGAAAGGCATCAGCCACAATCCCAATGAATGGATGAGTGTGGATGATCTGATGACCAATGCAAAGGTCTATGCACTGGCTCTGTACCGCCTGGGACAATTATAA